Within the Metasolibacillus fluoroglycofenilyticus genome, the region GAGAGGTCAATGTTACTAAAGATGACAAACAATATTACTTAACTAAAAATAGCATGTATATTTGCTCTAAGCAGAAACATCTTGCACTTCAGATAGATTTAGAGAATGTTGTCACTGCTTATCTTATTCGCTTTGACATGCATGAAAAGGAGCAAAACATTATACCTGTAAAGGAAGCAGGTGAAAAAATCTATTTAGCACAAACAGGAGAAATTATTGAACTATGCAACCGACTTGTCTGGCTCTCGAAAAGTCCAATAAAAGAAGACCAACTGCTTGGACAAGCCAATTTTTATATGCTGCTACATGCTATTGTAAAAAATCGTATATCTTCAGATAGAAATTTACTAGGTATGCTAGAAAAAACAAAGCAACATATACAATATCATTTTCATGAATCCATTCAAGTGAAGGATTTAGCCCAAATGATGAATATAAGCTCTAAGTATTATATGGAGCTATTTAGAAAACAATTTGGTCTTAGCGCTACCCAATATTTAACGAAAGTGAGAATTGAAGCATCGAAATGGCTGCTGATAAAAGAGAATAAAACGCTTCGGGAAATAGCTAGTGAGGTAGGCTATAAAGATGAATTTTATTTCAGCAGAAGATTTAAGCAAGAAGTTGGGGTTTTCCCCTCGTTATTTATGAAAAGTCGTAGAAAGAATATCGTTGTGTTAGATAGCTCCTTTTTTGGTTTACTTGCACCTTTACACTATATTCCAGTTGCAGCACCTCTTCACCCCACATGGCGATTTTATTATTATAAGGAGTTCGGCAATCATGTAGTGACTCATTTAGTTGTCGGTAGAACACCTCCTATTTTAAATGAAAATATTATGCTGCTACAGCGAAAAAATATTCAATACGACCTCATACTCTGTTTAGATAATATCAACGAGGAACAGCTCACTTCATTGCAAAAGCTAGGTCATGTATATCAATTAGCATGGACTCGTTTATCATGGCGAGAACAATTATTAGAAGTGGCTCGGCTTTTAGATGCGGAAAATGAAGCAAATAATTGGCTAATTGAATATGAGCAGGCTGTGCAAAAGGCTGTAGCCTGCCTAGAAACAACTTATCATGAGCAAACCTTTTTATTTTTATTAGTTATGGGCAATAAATGTTATCAGTATCAGGATCGTAGCATTCAAGAGGTTTTGTTGGGGGATTTAGGATTACGACTTGCAAATACATTAACGGGCGAGGAACAGCAATCTGTTACGGTGGGGCAGTTAGCGAAAATAAATCCAGACGTTATAATGGTTCTTGTTTATGAGGATGAGGAATCTATGCAAACATGGAGTGAACTGCAAGTGGATGAAACATGGCTTGAATTGAAGTCTGTACGCAATCGAAATGTATATAGGCTGACACATTTCCCATGGCGTGATTATGCACCTTTACCACATTATCTCATGGTGAAGGAAATAGAAAAACGGTTAACCTCCAAAAGTTCATCATAACAACCTCCTTTTCTACATGGACGAGAGGGAACTATTTATTTATCATTGATAATAGTTCTCATTCTCATTGGGGGCTAAGTGTAGAGGAGGCGTTCTTGATGAAGAAAACAATGATTATATTGAGTATTTTCATGTTTATTTTTGTATTATCAGCATGTAAAGAAAAGCAGCAGGGCTCTAGTTTACAAAACGAGGAACAAACAAAAACAATTACTTATTTAAACGATGACTATATAATTCCAGTCAAACCGCAAAAAATTATTTTCTTAAATGCTTTTGAGTCAATAGAGGATGCAATTGTTTTAGGGGTTGAGCCATATGCAGCAAGTGCAATTGGGGATGAGGAAGAGCCTTTTCCTAGCTTTTTTGGGGAAACAACAACCAATACAATTCCACTCCTAGAAACAAGTGGTGACAGCTTGGAATATATTTTGAAGCTAGCGCCAGATTTAATTATTAGTACGGATATGGAAGACCCTAAAATTTTAGAACAGCTAGAGAAAATTGCTCCAGTAATTCCAACATCGCATTATGGACCAGACTGGCAGGCGAATCTTGAAATGCTTGCAGAGGTGACAGGAAAAACAGAGAAAGCGAAAGCACTTATTGAAAACTATCATCAAGATAAGCGAGAAGCAGTTAGCTATTTAAGCTCTTTCCAAGAGAAAGATGTAATGGCAATTCGTGTTAGGGGTGGCGAGATGATGGTTTATCCTGAAGATGTCTTCCTGAACGATGTACTGTACGGCGAATTAAATCTCCGAGTACCAAAAAGCATTCAACAAGTAAATCAGCAAACAGTGATTTCGTTAGAAGGTCTTTATCAGGCTAATCCAGATTACATTTTTATTCAATATGATTTATATGAAAATGATATGGATGGAAGTATACTAGATGAGCTGCAGCAGAGTGAGGTGTGGAAAGGGCTAAAGGCAGTTCAAAGCAATCAAGTATTTGTTAACAAGATTGACCCACTCGTTATGGGGGGCGGTACATTAAATGGTCGAATCCGCATTTTAGAAGCGGCAATGCAAACGATAAAGTAAAACAACAACGGAAAGGGGAACTATGTGAATATATCAGAAAAACTTGAGCAACTGTTTTCCACTAGTTTCGAGCGGGGGCTATTTTCAGGGAATGTGCTAGTAGCTAAAGATGGTAAAGTGCTCTATACAGGGATATTCGGTTTATCGAATTACTATAGTGAAGAACAGCTTACAAGCAACTCTATCTTTGAGCTTGCCTCTGTTACGAAGCCATTAACAGCTATTGGTATTGGGATTTTAGTGGAGCAAGGAAAGCTTAATTATAGTGATTCTATTGAAAAATGGCTTCCTAATTTCCCATATCCTCGCATTACTTTGCGACATGCATTGACACATACATCTGGCTTACCTGATTATATGGAGCTGTTTGAAAAGCATTGGGATTATCAGCGAATTGCGACAAATACAGATGTTCTACATTTATTAGCTACATATAGACCCCAACCTTATTTTAATGCTGGGGAGAAATATCAGTATAGTAATACAGGCTATGTTTGTTTAGCTAGTGTAATTGAAGCAGCAGCCCGTATGCCTTATTCAACCTTTATGCAGAACTATGTTTTCACCCCTGCTAAAATGCACCGTACAAAAATAATGAATCGTAGATATAAGCCTGAATTTATCGAGGATTTTGCCTATGGCTTTATTCGGAGCGCGGAAAACTCGCCACTCATTTTGCCTGATGGACTACCAGGCTATGAATTTGTCAAATATTTAGACGGTATTCAAGGGGATGGCATGATTCATTCAACAATTATAGATTTACTTTCTTTGGACACTAAGCTACGAAGCGGTGATTTACTTAGTGCATCTTCATTAGATTTAGCTTTATCACCAATTTTGACAGAAGATGGTCAAAAAACGCCTTGTGGCTATGGCTGGTTTATCGATAATATTCCTAACATAGGAATACGAATTTCTCATAGTGGGGGATGGCCAGGCTATTCAACTATGTTAGCTAGTTATCTAGAGGCAGGCTATACTGTCATCCTACTAAGCAATGTAGAAAACTTATATGCTAAAGAGAGCATGTCCAGTTGGTTACAGCAAGTTGAACAATATATCTCTGAGAGCATTATTAGAGAAACTGAGTAAAAAATTAGGAAGCCACTTCTTACATAGTGAAGCTTTAATATAGAAACTAAGGCTGTCCGAAAAGGAATACCTTTTTGGACAGTCTTTTTTAAAATCACATTGATAATGAGAATCATTATCGTTATAATGAGGGAGTATTATAGATAAAACGAGGAGGAGCATTAATGAAGCTTTATATTAAAAAATCATTGTTCGTAATAATAGCGGTTAGTATGCTGTTCATTTTACCAGCATGTAGTAATAAAAATAAGGATACTTCTGAAGATACGGTAAATGACATGACACGTACAGTAACAGATTCGGTAGGTCGTAAAGTAGAAATACCGACAAATCCGCAGCGTATCATCGTGGATTGGGATTTAGGTCATGTGTTAGCAGTAGGCATTGTACCAGTAGGCTCAACTACAAAGGTTATGGGCTATGGTGAGTTTTTAAAAGATTATTATCAGGGGCAAGAAATTGTTGATTTAGGGAATGAGGATGCCGTATCTTTAGAAACTGCTACTAGTCTGAAGCCAGATTTAATCATTACATATGGGGAAGAAAAAATAGAGCAATATGAGAAAATTGCACCAACTATCGTATTTAGTACGGCTGCTTATGCTGATGTGGAGGCAGAAATGACAGCGATAGGTGAGTTTTTAAATCGTCAAGAAGAGGCTAAAAAATTTATGGCAGATTATTCAGCACGTGCAAAGGCAGCTGAAGAAAAAATAAAGGCTTCTATACCAGAAGGTGTAACATTTTCACTTTTCACATTATCAGATAAGGATATTGCAGTAATCCCAAGTGGTACATCTGGTGGAGAGGCAATGTATGATTTATTGAGACTTACAGCACCAGCCTCTGTTGAAAAATTGATTGAAGACAGCAATGGAGATTGGCAAAAGCGCCGTATTTCATGGGAAATCGTAGGCGACTATGTAGGGGATTATGTAGGCGTTATAGATTACGGGGCGCAGTATGAAGCTACTTCTACATGGAAAAACTTAGATGTTGTCAAGAACAATAAAGTCATTACATTTGATGGCAAGTACTTTTTCCTAGCAGACCCAATCTCAGTTATTAATCAAGCAGAGCAAATGGCACAAAAAATAATTGAAGTAGTAGAAAAGTGATAAAGTGAAACTTCAATCAGTGGGCGTCTTGCTGCCCGTTAATGCGGGATAAATGTAGAGGAGCGGTCTGAAAGCTATTTTGAGACATGCGCTTTACGTGATAATTTATTGTGACCACCGCAGGAGCACATATTTTTTGTGCCGATAGCAAGGTGACGGGTACAGAAGTCTCCCACCTCATAATCTTTAGGCGATAAAATGAGCGTTTTTAATGAATGTCCAAAGGCACCAAGACGAGACGAAGTGTAATTACCCTGAAACGTAATAAATTGGAGGTAAGCATTATGAATTATGAAGCACATATGCTGTTGTGGGAAAATACATATGCAAAAATAAAGAAAATAGATTATGCATATCAGACAAATGCAACAATTCAACAAGTGATGCCATACAGTGCCTTGCTAGTCATCGTCGGTGGTAATGTAGACCTCTGTCTAGGCCAAACTCCTTATCATATTCAAAATTTTAGTATATTTCATGTAGGGAAATCTGAATTCCTCGATATGAAAACTACTGAAAGCTATAGTTATTACATGATTTATTATCAAGGAGATGTTATTTATCTAGATGCTTTTATCCAGCATTTATATATAGAGTACCGACCTTTTCATACTAATTTTTCTTGTCTACCTGCAAATCCAATTGCCATTGAATTATTGCTGCGGGATATGTACAACAAATGGAAGACAGAGTCGTTTCAGGAACATTTATCTGTTAAGGCAATTTTTTACGAATTAATTTATCGAATCTTTCGTGAATTTACAGAAGGACAAGGAAAGTCACATGAAGTAGATTTAGCGGAAACAGCACGCCGTTACATCGAACAGCATGTGCATGAAGCTGTTACGGTACAAAAGCTGGCAGACTCATTAAATATAAGTACTCGCCATCTACTACGTATTTTCAGAGAGCGTTATGGGGAGGGTCCACAAAATTATTTACAAAAAATGCGTCTAACACTTGCCCAAAAATATTTACAGAGCAATTCAATGAGTATTAAAGAAATTGCAGCCGCACTTGGCTATGAGGATGAATATTATTTTAGTCGAGTCTTTAAAAAGCAACTACAAATAACACCGACTGCTTTCAGGCTGAAATATCTAGTTAATATGTCTGATTTCCCTATTACAAATGATAATCATTTTCAATACAATGAGAATCAGCTTGTACAGGCAATTCGATTAGAAAGCAGGGAATATAGACTAATGAAACAAACATTTATTCATAGCATTAGAGTACCATTTATCATCAGCTTAATCGCATTATTAGCAGCTTGTGGTAATGATGAGACAGAGAAAAAAGCAGAGCAAGTAATAAAAGAGGAAGCAGAAACACGTGTAATAACAGATCTGACAGGGGAAGAGATAGAAATTCCAACAAATCCAGAGCGAATCGTCTTACAAGGAAATGCTATTGGAGATTTATTAGCACTTGGCATAGAACCTGTTGGAGTAGACCGTCGCTTTATTGATAGTGGAGTAATAGAGAATAATGGAAAAATTGCTGCAGCAGATATCGGTTATCCAACAAATTTAGAAAAAGTAGTAACGCTAAATCCAGATTTAATTATGCTAGGATATGTGCTGGAAAATGAAGTAGAAGAAGCATCTAAAATTGCACCAACCGTTGTGTTCAATGGTATGCTCCCACTCAAAGAAAGATTGCCTATTGTTGCAAATATTATTGGGAAAAAAACAGAAGCAGAGGAAGTACTTAAAAATTATGAG harbors:
- a CDS encoding AraC family transcriptional regulator, which gives rise to MFHFLDIEVLNSKLKRYEQQNLESNYILLVTKGEVNVTKDDKQYYLTKNSMYICSKQKHLALQIDLENVVTAYLIRFDMHEKEQNIIPVKEAGEKIYLAQTGEIIELCNRLVWLSKSPIKEDQLLGQANFYMLLHAIVKNRISSDRNLLGMLEKTKQHIQYHFHESIQVKDLAQMMNISSKYYMELFRKQFGLSATQYLTKVRIEASKWLLIKENKTLREIASEVGYKDEFYFSRRFKQEVGVFPSLFMKSRRKNIVVLDSSFFGLLAPLHYIPVAAPLHPTWRFYYYKEFGNHVVTHLVVGRTPPILNENIMLLQRKNIQYDLILCLDNINEEQLTSLQKLGHVYQLAWTRLSWREQLLEVARLLDAENEANNWLIEYEQAVQKAVACLETTYHEQTFLFLLVMGNKCYQYQDRSIQEVLLGDLGLRLANTLTGEEQQSVTVGQLAKINPDVIMVLVYEDEESMQTWSELQVDETWLELKSVRNRNVYRLTHFPWRDYAPLPHYLMVKEIEKRLTSKSSS
- a CDS encoding ABC transporter substrate-binding protein translates to MKKTMIILSIFMFIFVLSACKEKQQGSSLQNEEQTKTITYLNDDYIIPVKPQKIIFLNAFESIEDAIVLGVEPYAASAIGDEEEPFPSFFGETTTNTIPLLETSGDSLEYILKLAPDLIISTDMEDPKILEQLEKIAPVIPTSHYGPDWQANLEMLAEVTGKTEKAKALIENYHQDKREAVSYLSSFQEKDVMAIRVRGGEMMVYPEDVFLNDVLYGELNLRVPKSIQQVNQQTVISLEGLYQANPDYIFIQYDLYENDMDGSILDELQQSEVWKGLKAVQSNQVFVNKIDPLVMGGGTLNGRIRILEAAMQTIK
- a CDS encoding serine hydrolase domain-containing protein codes for the protein MNISEKLEQLFSTSFERGLFSGNVLVAKDGKVLYTGIFGLSNYYSEEQLTSNSIFELASVTKPLTAIGIGILVEQGKLNYSDSIEKWLPNFPYPRITLRHALTHTSGLPDYMELFEKHWDYQRIATNTDVLHLLATYRPQPYFNAGEKYQYSNTGYVCLASVIEAAARMPYSTFMQNYVFTPAKMHRTKIMNRRYKPEFIEDFAYGFIRSAENSPLILPDGLPGYEFVKYLDGIQGDGMIHSTIIDLLSLDTKLRSGDLLSASSLDLALSPILTEDGQKTPCGYGWFIDNIPNIGIRISHSGGWPGYSTMLASYLEAGYTVILLSNVENLYAKESMSSWLQQVEQYISESIIRETE
- a CDS encoding ABC transporter substrate-binding protein, with the translated sequence MKLYIKKSLFVIIAVSMLFILPACSNKNKDTSEDTVNDMTRTVTDSVGRKVEIPTNPQRIIVDWDLGHVLAVGIVPVGSTTKVMGYGEFLKDYYQGQEIVDLGNEDAVSLETATSLKPDLIITYGEEKIEQYEKIAPTIVFSTAAYADVEAEMTAIGEFLNRQEEAKKFMADYSARAKAAEEKIKASIPEGVTFSLFTLSDKDIAVIPSGTSGGEAMYDLLRLTAPASVEKLIEDSNGDWQKRRISWEIVGDYVGDYVGVIDYGAQYEATSTWKNLDVVKNNKVITFDGKYFFLADPISVINQAEQMAQKIIEVVEK
- a CDS encoding AraC family transcriptional regulator, yielding MNYEAHMLLWENTYAKIKKIDYAYQTNATIQQVMPYSALLVIVGGNVDLCLGQTPYHIQNFSIFHVGKSEFLDMKTTESYSYYMIYYQGDVIYLDAFIQHLYIEYRPFHTNFSCLPANPIAIELLLRDMYNKWKTESFQEHLSVKAIFYELIYRIFREFTEGQGKSHEVDLAETARRYIEQHVHEAVTVQKLADSLNISTRHLLRIFRERYGEGPQNYLQKMRLTLAQKYLQSNSMSIKEIAAALGYEDEYYFSRVFKKQLQITPTAFRLKYLVNMSDFPITNDNHFQYNENQLVQAIRLESREYRLMKQTFIHSIRVPFIISLIALLAACGNDETEKKAEQVIKEEAETRVITDLTGEEIEIPTNPERIVLQGNAIGDLLALGIEPVGVDRRFIDSGVIENNGKIAAADIGYPTNLEKVVTLNPDLIMLGYVLENEVEEASKIAPTVVFNGMLPLKERLPIVANIIGKKTEAEEVLKNYEENVEAMWEQLRANGLIAEGETAVVLQYYWNKMMYVMKTGGVADLIYSPMGFAMDEKVEELQPNSGPYIEISEETMHDLLIGDHLFVLISVDEEAKNSFKELQEKPLWKSLPAVKNNKAHYIEDKWNYTDMTTSNMLLERFPTMLTE